The following coding sequences are from one Nicotiana tabacum cultivar K326 chromosome 1, ASM71507v2, whole genome shotgun sequence window:
- the LOC107813467 gene encoding uncharacterized protein LOC107813467, giving the protein MGILDELRAAAGKLLNRKVQQKSSDACALQGKYSASITSAVSKIDGSVKYDGAQKTDDYVFYPDGREKIGRILSKLTKFAVVSAVDESLKTVAGGSNITKERLKDQPPSRASSRAEKQDVTVMMEEMQAKMEKLQDDMNNTKQQNEVSTKCITGLESFEFSDEPIKSSAPSRSNRKKVFIRSRL; this is encoded by the exons ATGGGCATTTTAGATGAACTCCGAGCAGCCGCCGGCAAACTTTTGAACCGGAAAGTTCAACAGAAATCGTCAGACGCATGCGCGTTACAAGGCAAGTACAGTGCCAGTATTACATCGGCCGTTTCCAAAATCGACGGTTCCGTCAAATATGACGGCGCTCAAAAGACGGATGATTACGTTTTTTACCCTGACGGCCGTGAAAAGATCGGCCGAATTCTCTCAAAGCTCACGAAATTTGCCGTCGTCTCTGCCGTAGACGAATCTCTTAAAACCGTCGCTG GTGGCAGTAATATTACCAAGGAAAGATTGAAGGACCAACCGCCTTCGCGTGCTTCTAGTAGAGCTGAGAAACAAGATGTTACTGTTATGATGGAGGAGATGCAGGCAAAGATGGAGAAACTTCAGGATGACATGAATAACACGAAGCAACAAAATGAGGTGTCAACTAAATGTATCACGGGGTTGGAGTCCTTTGAGTTCTCTGATGAGCCTATCAAGAGTTCAGCTCCTTCAAGATCTAATAGAAAAAAGGTTTTCATTCGCTCTCGGCTGTAG
- the LOC107813468 gene encoding receptor-like protein kinase THESEUS 1: MTVVTENFVLLNNFSFKSYNGSYLFKEYAINVDSDSLTLALIPSNNSVAFINAIEVVSVPDELIPDQAVALSPLAPFNGLSGLALETVYRLNMGGPHLTAQNDTLGRTWENDAKYLHINSSAVSASVSPSSIKYPATMTPEIAPNWVYATAETMGDANVPNVNFNITWIFTVDPNFMYFIRVHFCDIVSESLNALLFNLYVNDDIALLDIDLSNLAGNLDVPLYKDFVSNSSVNSSMLKVSVGPDTSADYINAIMNGLEIMKISNEARSFNGVQSVETFLVLSHKKSKIGIILGFALGASAALAFIGLCCCFFIARRSETSNQRHSWLPPLYGNSLSLTKMSTISRASYISLASPNVGRFFSFQEILDSTNKFDESLLLGVGGFGRVYKGTLEDGTRLAIKRGNQGSEQGLAEFQTEIEMLSKLRHRHLVSLIGYCDEMSEMILVYEYMANGPLRSHLYGTDLPPLSWKQRLEICIGAAKGLHYLHTGAAQSIIHRDVKTTNILLDENFVAKVADFGLSKAGPALDQTHVSTAVKGSFGYLDPEYFRRQQLTEKSDVYSFGVVLMEVLCTRPALNPVLPREQVNIAEWAMIWQKKGMLDRIMDTNLEGKVNPAALKKFGETAAKCLAEHGVDRPSMGDVLWNLEYALQLEEASSALAEPDDNSTNHIPGIPLTPVEPFDKSVSKIEGINSKTDDDAGDAANNAVFSQLVNPRGR, translated from the coding sequence ATGACGGTTGTCACAGAAAATTTTGTTCTGTTGAACAATTTCAGTTTCAAGAGTTATAATGGTTCGTACCTCTTTAAGGAATATGCCATCAACGTTGATTCAGATAGCTTGACTCTTGCTTTAATCCCTTCAAACAACTCCGTTGCATTTATAAACGCCATTGAAGTTGTATCCGTCCCTGATGAGTTGATTCCAGATCAAGCAGTCGCTTTATCTCCCTTAGCGCCTTTCAATGGCCTTTCAGGACTAGCCCTCGAAACTGTTTATCGTCTAAATATGGGAGGTCCTCATCTTACTGCTCAAAACGACACGTTGGGAAGAACGTGGGAGAATGACGCGAAGTACCTGCACATTAACAGCTCTGCAGTAAGTGCTTCAGTTAGTCCGTCAAGTATAAAATATCCAGCTACTATGACTCCTGAAATAGCACCAAATTGGGTTTACGCTACTGCTGAAACAATGGGAGATGCAAATGTACCTAATGTGAATTTCAATATCACGTGGATCTTCACCGTTGATCCAAACTTCATGTACTTCATCCGTGTACATTTTTGTGATATTGTGAGCGAATCTTTGAACGCTCTTCTGTTCAACTTATATGTTAATGATGACATTGCTCTATTGGACATAGACTTGTCAAACTTAGCTGGTAATTTGGACGTACCTTTATACAAAGATTTCGTCTCTAATTCTTCAGTGAATTCAAGTATGCTGAAAGTTAGTGTTGGTCCAGACACGAGTGCTGATTATATAAATGCAATTATGAATGGACTGGAAATCATGAAGATCAGTAATGAAGCCAGAAGCTTTAATGGGGTTCAATCTGTTGAGACTTTTCTTGTGTTGTCTCACAAAAAGAGCAAGATAGGTATCATTCTTGGTTTCGCCTTGGGAGCATCAGCTGCATTGGCGTTTATCGGGTTGTGTTGTTGCTTCTTTATAGCCCGCAGATCAGAGACTTCCAACCAAAGGCACTCGTGGCTTCCTCCGTTGTATGGAAACTCTTTAAGTTTGACAAAAATGTCTACAATTTCTCGAGCAAGCTACATCTCCTTGGCTTCACCAAATGTTGGACGATTCTTTAGTTTCCAAGAAATATTGGATTCAACTAACAAATTTGATGAAAGTTTGCTTCTTGGTGTTGGTGGTTTTGGTAGGGTCTATAAAGGAACACTAGAAGATGGGACTAGACTTGCTATTAAAAGAGGAAACCAAGGATCTGAACAAGGTTTAGCTGAATTTCAAACTGAGATTGAAATGTTATCCAAACTTCGCCATCGTCACCTTGTGTCTTTGATTGGTTACTGTGATGAAATGTCAGAAATGATTCTGGTTTATGAATATATGGCAAATGGCCCTCTCCGAAGCCATCTTTATGGAACGGATCTCCCACCTCTCTCGTGGAAGCAGCGTCTTGAGATTTGTATTGGTGCTGCCAAGGGGCTGCATTATCTCCACACCGGTGCAGCTCAGAGCATCATTCACCGCGATGTGAAAACTACCAACATACTCTTGGATGAGAACTTTGTAGCTAAAGTTGCTGACTTTGGTCTTTCTAAAGCTGGACCGGCTCTTGATCAGACACACGTCAGCACCGCCGTTAAGGGTAGTTTTGGATACCTTGATCCTGAATACTTCAGAAGGCAACAGCTTACAGAGAAATCAGATGTTTATTCATTTGGTGTTGTCCTAATGGAAGTTCTCTGCACCAGACCTGCATTGAATCCAGTGCTCCCACGCGAGCAAGTTAATATAGCCGAGTGGGCTATGATTTGGCAAAAGAAAGGCATGTTGGATCGGATAATGGACAcaaacctcgaggggaaggtgaaTCCAGCTGCcctgaaaaagttcggggagacagCTGCAAAGTGTTTGGCTGAGCACGGAGTTGATAGACCTTCGATGGGGGACGTGCTGTGGAACTTGGAATATGCTCTTCAACTTGAAGAAGCCTCGTCAGCACTAGCAGAGCCCGATGATAACAGTACAAACCATATACCTGGTATACCATTAACACCAGTCGAGCCATTCGACAAGAGTGTTAGCAAGATTGAAGGGATTAACTCAAAAACAGATGATGATGCAGGGGATGCTGCTAATAATGCTGTTTTTTCTCAGTTAGTAAATCCGCGGGGAAGATGA
- the LOC107789644 gene encoding NAC transcription factor 56: MESTTDSSTGTPPPRLQPPQPQLPPGFRFHPTDEELVVHYLKKKSASAPLPVDIIAEVDLYKFDPWELPAKANFGEQEWYFFSPRDRKYPNGARPNRAATSGYWKATGTDKPVFTAGGNQKVGVKKALVFYGGKPPKGVKTNWIMHEYRIAENKTNNKPPGCDIANKKGSLRLDDWVLCRIYKKNNTQRPIDHHERDDMNEMMGRSIPTCIANSISPFEQNMYEGIINNNTSDMINVNNVGSISSSVLPPKRPLPAGLYWNEDHNTNSPSAKRFLAENSLDNGLNMNITRPDEHNSFLSQLPQNQVLGSLSDGVVFRQPYNQVTGMNWYS; encoded by the exons ATGGAGAGTACTACTGATTCTTCAACTGGTACTCCTCCGCCGCGGCTGCAGCCGCCGCAGCCTCAGCTTCCGCCGGGCTTCCGCTTCCACCCGACCGACGAAGAACTCGTAGTTCATTACCTTAAGAAGAAATCCGCCTCTGCTCCTCTTCCCGTTGATATTATTGCCGAAGTTGATCTTTATAAGTTTGATCCATGGGAACTTCCAG CTAAGGCAAATTTTGGAGAACAAGAATGGTATTTTTTCAGTCCAAGAGATCGGAAATACCCTAATGGAGCGAGGCCGAACCGAGCGGCAACGTCGGGTTATTGGAAGGCTACCGGAACCGACAAGCCGGTATTCACCGCCGGCGGAAATCAAAAAGTTGGGGTTAAAAAAGCTCTCGTCTTCTACGGCGGAAAACCACCGAAAGGAGTGAAGACTAATTGGATTATGCATGAATATAGGATTgcagaaaataaaacaaataacaagCCTCCTGGTTGTGATATTGCCAACAAAAAAGGATCTTTGAGG TTAGATGATTGGGTATTATGTCGGATTTACAAGAAAAATAATACACAAAGGCCAATAGATCATCACGAGAGGGACGATATGAATGAAATGATGGGACGATCAATACCAACATGTATAGCAAACTCAATATCTCCATTTGAACAAAATATGTATGAAGGAATTATTAATAACAACACTAGCGATATGATCAACGTCAATAACGTTGGATCCATATCGAGTAGTGTCCTCCCTCCAAAGCGGCCATTGCCTGCAGGTTTATACTGGAACGAAGACCATAACACGAATTCTCCATCTGCAAAAAGGTTCTTAGCAGAGAACTCATTGGACAATGGATTAAACATGAATATTACACGACCAGATGAACATAATAGTTTCTTGAGCCAACTTCCTCAAAATCAAGTATTGGGATCTCTTAGTGATGGAGTCGTCTTTCGACAACCTTATAATCAAGTTACTGGCATGAATTGGTACTCTTGA